From one Coxiella-like endosymbiont genomic stretch:
- a CDS encoding YicC/YloC family endoribonuclease: MIAYMTAFARHSYERRLGALTWEIQTVVSHRYLEVILYMSDFLRDFEQSSREII; this comes from the coding sequence ATGATTGCATACATGACTGCTTTCGCCCGGCATTCTTATGAACGCCGGCTGGGGGCATTAACGTGGGAAATTCAAACTGTTGTAAGTCACCGTTATTTAGAAGTCATTTTGTATATGTCAGATTTCCTGCGTGATTTTGAACAGTCCTCACGGGAAATTATTTAA
- the murI gene encoding glutamate racemase: protein MGGLTVLRELVNHLPYESFIYLGDTARLPYGTKSRETVTRYAAQMASLLVAQGIKLLVVACNTASTATLPYLKMQFPDIPIIGVVEPGAQAAISATKNNRVALLATETTIQSGIYQKTILTLNPEIKISSQICGLFVALAEEGCINNEIATLVAEKYLEPIINDHHQCDSVILGCTHFPVFIKSLTAILGSEINIINSATATAMAVKSITQKMNLESTAQKSPQLTFLVTDSPERFARIGEIFFGQPIEASIVHLIDGMRINN from the coding sequence ATGGGTGGACTCACAGTCTTGCGAGAACTCGTTAATCATTTACCTTATGAATCTTTTATTTACTTAGGCGATACAGCACGGTTGCCCTATGGTACCAAAAGTCGCGAAACAGTCACGCGTTATGCCGCTCAAATGGCGTCCCTTCTCGTCGCTCAAGGAATTAAATTATTAGTAGTAGCTTGCAACACAGCCTCCACGGCGACACTTCCATATCTTAAAATGCAATTTCCCGATATTCCCATTATCGGTGTTGTCGAACCAGGAGCACAGGCAGCTATTAGTGCCACCAAGAATAATCGAGTAGCTCTGCTCGCTACTGAAACTACTATTCAGTCAGGAATCTACCAAAAAACGATTCTCACGTTAAACCCCGAAATTAAAATTAGTAGTCAAATATGTGGGTTATTTGTGGCGTTGGCGGAGGAAGGTTGTATTAACAACGAAATTGCGACACTCGTTGCAGAAAAATATTTGGAGCCGATTATTAATGATCATCACCAATGCGATTCTGTTATTTTAGGATGCACTCATTTTCCCGTTTTTATTAAATCTTTAACTGCAATCTTGGGAAGCGAAATAAATATTATTAATTCAGCAACGGCAACTGCAATGGCAGTAAAATCAATTACTCAAAAAATGAATCTAGAAAGTACTGCTCAAAAAAGTCCCCAGCTGACTTTTCTAGTTACCGACTCCCCCGAACGATTTGCTCGCATCGGCGAAATTTTCTTTGGCCAGCCTATTGAGGCTAGCATTGTACACTTGATCGATGGAATGAGAATCAATAATTAA
- the pyrE gene encoding orotate phosphoribosyltransferase gives MNHATEIAKILLDIKAVTLNLREPYRYSSGLLSPIYCDNRLIISYPEKRKRVIDALLSLIQENHLQFDVIAGTATAGIPHAAWIADRLNLPMVYVRDKAKIHGKQNQIEGNLEQGQKVLVVEDLISIGKSAIAASLALCQFATVKDCITIFSYQLSNTQQNFENAKLNYYTLSDFKTLIKVAVAEGYITEEERQKALAWNKDPENWDL, from the coding sequence ATGAATCATGCTACAGAAATAGCAAAAATACTACTCGACATCAAGGCTGTTACTTTAAATTTGCGAGAACCTTATCGTTATTCCTCAGGGCTGCTATCTCCTATCTACTGTGATAACCGTCTAATCATTTCTTACCCAGAAAAACGCAAGAGAGTTATCGATGCTTTATTAAGCTTAATTCAAGAAAACCATTTACAATTCGATGTTATAGCGGGTACTGCCACGGCAGGCATACCACATGCAGCTTGGATTGCGGATCGATTAAACTTACCAATGGTATATGTGAGAGACAAAGCAAAAATTCATGGAAAACAAAATCAAATTGAGGGTAATTTGGAGCAAGGGCAAAAGGTACTTGTGGTTGAAGACCTAATTAGTATTGGGAAAAGCGCTATCGCTGCTAGCCTTGCACTTTGCCAATTTGCCACTGTTAAAGATTGTATTACTATTTTTTCTTACCAGTTATCTAACACGCAACAAAATTTTGAAAACGCTAAACTTAATTATTATACTCTTTCCGATTTCAAGACATTAATCAAAGTTGCCGTCGCTGAAGGTTATATCACTGAAGAAGAGAGACAAAAAGCATTAGCTTGGAATAAAGATCCCGAAAATTGGGACCTTTAG
- a CDS encoding exodeoxyribonuclease III yields the protein MRIITLNTNGIRSAARKGFFHWLKIKKADVVCLQETKACLDISNGDQFHPEGYYCYYHDAQKSGYSGVGIFCREKPKRVVRHLGWEQADKEGRYIQADFDSLSVVSLYMPSSTTGEQRQKIKFEFMKYYMKRLKNMRRAKRSFIICGDWNIVHKEIDIKNFKSNQKNSGCLPKERTWIDEVFTKVGMVDAFRVVNKEPDQYTWWSSRGRAWEKNVGWRIDYQVITPDLKNCVKSVNIYKAQRFSDHAPLIIDYDC from the coding sequence ATGCGCATTATTACTTTAAATACTAACGGTATCCGTTCCGCTGCCCGTAAAGGATTTTTTCACTGGCTTAAAATCAAGAAGGCTGACGTAGTTTGTCTTCAAGAGACAAAGGCTTGTCTGGATATCAGCAATGGAGATCAATTTCATCCCGAGGGGTACTATTGCTATTATCATGATGCTCAAAAAAGTGGTTACAGTGGAGTAGGAATCTTTTGTCGCGAGAAACCAAAACGAGTAGTGAGACATTTGGGTTGGGAACAGGCTGATAAAGAGGGACGTTACATTCAAGCAGATTTCGATTCATTAAGTGTAGTCTCATTATACATGCCATCCAGCACAACAGGAGAGCAGAGACAAAAAATTAAATTTGAATTTATGAAATATTATATGAAACGATTAAAAAATATGCGTCGTGCGAAACGTTCTTTTATTATTTGTGGTGATTGGAATATTGTGCATAAAGAAATTGATATTAAAAATTTTAAAAGTAATCAGAAAAATTCTGGTTGTCTCCCCAAAGAGCGTACCTGGATAGATGAAGTATTTACTAAAGTAGGAATGGTAGATGCTTTTCGTGTGGTTAATAAGGAGCCTGATCAATATACTTGGTGGTCAAGTCGCGGGCGTGCGTGGGAGAAAAACGTCGGGTGGCGAATTGATTATCAAGTCATTACTCCAGATTTAAAAAATTGTGTGAAATCGGTAAATATTTATAAAGCACAACGATTTTCTGATCATGCTCCCCTAATTATTGATTATGATTGTTAA
- the rph gene encoding ribonuclease PH encodes MRQSKRATNELRSLSFITQFTPYAEGSVLVEMGQTKVICTASIVESVPHFLKNTEQGWLTAEYGMLPRSTHSRMEREAVRGKQGGRTVEIQRLIGRSLRAALDLKLLGPYTITLDCDVIQADGGTRTAAINGGCVAMVQALRYLQRKGILQTDPLKHLVAAVSVGIYNGTPVLDLDYTEDSNAHTDMNIVMTDNDTFIEIQGTAEGDAFHLQELDALIDLARQGIKNIIGKQQEALRES; translated from the coding sequence ATGCGCCAAAGCAAGCGAGCAACGAATGAGTTACGCTCCCTTTCCTTCATTACTCAGTTTACCCCTTACGCCGAAGGTTCTGTTCTTGTTGAGATGGGACAGACCAAAGTGATTTGCACTGCCAGTATCGTCGAGAGCGTTCCCCATTTTCTTAAAAATACCGAGCAAGGGTGGTTAACTGCCGAATATGGAATGTTACCTCGCTCTACCCATAGCCGTATGGAACGTGAAGCCGTACGTGGTAAGCAAGGTGGTCGAACAGTGGAAATCCAACGGTTAATTGGCCGTTCCTTACGCGCCGCTCTCGATTTAAAATTACTAGGTCCTTACACCATCACCCTCGATTGCGATGTCATTCAGGCAGATGGCGGAACTCGAACGGCAGCTATCAATGGGGGCTGTGTCGCTATGGTACAAGCGTTGCGGTATTTACAGAGAAAAGGTATCTTGCAAACAGACCCTCTTAAACATTTAGTCGCGGCTGTTTCTGTTGGGATTTATAACGGTACGCCCGTTTTAGATCTCGATTATACTGAAGATTCGAATGCTCATACTGATATGAATATCGTAATGACCGACAACGATACCTTTATTGAAATTCAAGGTACTGCAGAAGGAGATGCTTTCCATCTCCAAGAATTAGACGCGTTGATTGATCTTGCACGCCAAGGCATTAAAAATATTATCGGAAAACAACAAGAAGCTTTAAGGGAAAGCTAG